Within Dysgonomonas mossii, the genomic segment ATGGTTGAACCTGTCAAGAATATATCAGAAGATAAGCCCCAGAATCTGGGTGCGAGCCTTCTGGGGTCATTGATTCATGGGATAAGCTCTTTATCCACATTTGAAGTTCATGGGGATAATTATGAAGACGAACAGTTTGCTAAAAGGATGCAGTATGAGCAAAATAAGAGGGATCGAAAACGAAAATTTAAAAACGGAATTTAATTATGAAAAATAATATAGATAACAATGAGGAGTTACAGATTGTAATGGAAGGTTTTGTTCAGACTATATCGGAAATTAGAGAGGATATTACTGTTATTAAGGAGAACACAAGTCCAAACAATAATGATAATCCTGCTGATTCGCCATTAACGGCAGACTTATTGAATAAGATAGCCGATACTGTTGACAATGCTAAAAAAGCGATTGATGAAGAGGATCTGAAAAAATTCATAAATATTATCATCAGTGTTACGACTCAGTTACAGGAAGAAGCTAATAAAGCTTCTGCCGAATTCCTGAACCAGAAGATTGCAGAGTTAAACGAACTTGTTAAAAAGCCGAGTATAGTGGAAAACAGATATTCGATTGATTTCAAGTCTAGTAAAACGTTTATTGCTCTTGTTATCTTAATCTTAGGTATTGGATGTTCATTGTATTACAATTATGACCAGTTACAGGAAAACAAGAGATTGAAGCATAATGATATTAAATACAGGTATATACAGATGAGAGGAGGTGTCTCTCAGGAGCATTTACTTTATTTGAACAAATCCTACGCTGAAAGATCTCAATACCGTGATAGTATACAGAGGAAAGTGATTGATTTTGAAGCTACAATTAGAAGGAAAGTGTATAATCAAACGATAAAGGAACAAAATGAGAAGGAGGAACAGCTGATTAATAAAAAGTTAGAAAAATTGACAAAATAGATTTGCCATTAGCAATGTAATTTGTAAATAAAGGGTGTGTCTTTTAACTTAGTTTTGACAGAGTCCATAATATTGTGTAAATGAAAACTACAGGTTTCAACCTGTAGTTTTCATTTACAATTTCGGATAGTCCTTTTTTGTCACCCCTCTTTATTCATTTTATAGGAAAATGCTAGGACTTGTTTTATTTTAGTTTTAGGCCCAATTGCTAAAAAAATAATGAATAGCATAAGCTTCTTTTACGCATTCCTCGAATTCTTTATTTCTAACACCATATCTAAATTCTTCTGCCTCATTACCTGTAAAAGGCGATACATAGACCGCCGGTATGAGATAGACATCTTCCTTTTCTTGATCTGTTAATGTATCATAGAGACGAATTAAGGCGTATGGACCAGTAGTATTAAATACAGCCATGCTTTTAGAAGCATATTTAGCGTCAGTCAAAAGAGTTCTAGAAAATACATATTTTACTATTCTTTCCATAAACGGATGCCCTGGAGTGCTAAGCATTAATGCATTGTTGAAGATGCGAAAATGGTTAGATATAAAATCTTTTTCTAAAGAGAAACAACACGTTTTGTCTTTAAGGAGAGTGTTCATCGGTTTTATAGACTCATAATCAAAATCTACATACATCCCTCCAATTTTATTTAGAATAAGGTAACGTATAGCATCCCATCGTTGTATATCATATTGGTATTTATTATATACGTACCAATATTGAGGATAATATTTTTTCACAAAATCATTCATGCGTTTATTATCCCAGAATTCGTATTTCCAATCTGGATAATCACGTTTCCATGTATCTCCTAATCGTTTAAAATTTTCTGGCAAAGGATCACTTATTCCTGACCAGATTTGATGAATAACTTGAGGTACTTTCATGATATTTTAATTTAATAAGATTGAACTGCATTTTTACTTAGCTAATAAATAAAGATAATATCCCAAAGTTTTTTATCTTCACCTTTAAGTTTTGCATTAAATACGTCAGGAAGCTTTTCTTCATTATTATTGTATAGATACAATATTTTAAAAGATTCATCAATAGAATCTACTCGAAACGTTATTGACTTATTTTCTATATTTAATATAATTGAATCTTGGTGATTTATTTGTTTTGGTTTTATTGGTATTTGCATAATTCCTAAATATGAAGCCATATTTGTCTTTACAACTTCAATATTTACATTTTGACTAACTGGAATTTTTTTCGAAATGGCAATTGCTATTAAAATTAGAAAAACTAAAATAATAGATATACCATAACGTATCAAGAAATTTTTTTTTTGATTTGTATTACTCATTATTTAGCTAATTCTAATTGATTAAAAACTAATTTATAATATACTTCTTTTTTTCGAATTAATTGCTCGTGGTTACCTACTTCAGTTATAATCCCATTTTTTAAGACTACAATTTGATCTGCATTCTTGACAGTACTTAATCTATGTGCTATAATAACAACAGTCCTTCCCTTAAAGAAATGCTCTAAATTTTGGACAATTATACTTTCATTATCAGCATCTAGAGAACTTGTCGCTTCGTCCAGAAATAAATACTGAGGTTTTTTGTAAACAGCCCTTGCTATCATAATACGTTGCTTTTCCCCACCACTGATGCCTAGACCTGATTTGCCTATTTTTGTATATAATTTCAAGGGCTTATTTTCTATAAATTCCTGTAAATTAGAAATTTTAACAGCTTCCTTTAATCTATTTTCATCAATAGGATCAGCACCTAAAACAATATTTCTCAAAATAGTTTCAGAAAAAATATAGCTTTCCTGCATAACTATACCACATCTTTTCCTCCATTCATCAGATGAGAAATTATTTATGTCATAATTATCTATAAGTATTTCTCCATCTGTCTGTTGATAATATTTAAGTAGTAATTTAAGCAAGGTCGTTTTTCCACTACCACTTTCTCCTACAATAGCGGTAACTTTTCCTTTAGGAATTAATAAATTTATATTATTTAAAACCATTTTATCCGAAAATGGACCATACCGAAAATAGACGTCCTCCAATTTTATGTTAGAAACAGAATCTGGTATTTTTTGATATTCGACCTTATTGTCCTCATTTTCTAAAATATGGATCTCTCCGGCTCTTTCCAAACTAATTTTTGAATCTTGAAAATTTCTTACAAATCCGATTAATTGTTCTAGCGGAGAGTTCATTTGACCAATAATATATGTGATACTCATCATCATACCTAAAGTAATATGTCCCTGCACAACAGAAACAGCAACAAGAAAAGTTACTGTAATATTTCGAACCTGATTTATCAATGAATACCCTGCCGATTGTACTTGATTTACCTTTAAAGAATCAATATCAGCTTTATATTGTTTCTCTTGTATATCTTTCCATTCTTTTGCTTTATAATCCTGAAAATTATTAAGTTTAATTTCAGGCATTCCATTTATAATCTCTAATATGGAATTCTGATTTTCAGTTCTTACTTTAAATAGTTTGTAATCAACAACCTTTCTTTTCTTCAAAAAATAAAGCATCCACAGTATACTAATAACTGTAAAGCATGTATAAACTATTAAAACTTTTAGACTATAGAGACCAATAATGACAAAAAAAACAGAGAAAGATAATAGGGAGAAAACAGTCAGAAGAGTATCTGAGGTTGCGAAAGATTGTAATCTAGAATGATCCGCAATCCTTTGATGAAAATCTCCCGTAGACTTAGTATCGAAGAATTTCATAGGTAGGCGCATTATTTTTTCTAGGAAATCAGAGACTATATCAATATTAATCCTAGTACCCAAATAAAGGACAATCCAATTTCTCAAAAGAATAATAGCATAACTTCCCAGAAACAAACATAGCTGAGATATCGCTATAATTAATATGATACCTATATCAAGTTCCCCAATTCCTTTATCAACCATTGCTTGAGTCAAAAAAGGCATTATTAGTGAAACAATAACTCCGGCTAATAACCCCAAGCTTAGCTGAAACATCTCATTTTTGAAAGGAAGTAGATATTTTAATAAAAATTTCTTTATAGAATCATTCTCTGGAGGAGGTATCATTTGATAGAATAAATCAGTAGGAGTGGGAATTAAAATCACTCCTTGCCCCCCATGACTCCATTCTTTACAAAACTCCTCTTCAGATAACTTGTATTTGGAATAAGCAGGATCTGCAATCCAATAATATTTATTTTTAGTTATTTTATAAAGAACGACAAAGTGGTTCTGATGCCAATGCAAAATTACGGGAAGCTTGAACTCACACAATCTTTCTAGGGGCAGTTTGAAACTATTTACGGTCATACCTATTGCTTCTAGACCATCTCGTATTCCGGCAATTGAGACTCCCTCTGACGATAGGAAAGATAAATTCCGAAGATAGTTTAATGAATATTTTTTACCATAATATGCTGCTATCATACGAATACAAGCGGGACCGCAGTCTATACTATCCAATTGTCGTGAAAAATTCATACCCTTAAGTTAATGTAATCCTATTATTACTTATTATCTGAATCCTACTTTGAATTATATCTAATTTATCATCTTCACCTATGTTACCAGGGCATATATACAGAGACTGATTAATTTTTTTTTGAGAGCATACACTACAAATTGGCAAAATAGAGCAATCTTTACATATTGGATTAGAAAACCTAGAATTCATTCTACCTTGATAATATTTATTATATGTTATTGTTCCATCTTCGTTTAGTATCCCTTCTCGCTTAGCTTGAATAAAATCTTGAGATGTACACTTATATACATCTCCATTATAATTTACGACTATACTATCCCCTCTATCTGCATAACAAGATGTTCCCAAGCCTCCATTCTCACTGTTTCCATCATGTTTCATTCCAAATGTGTCTAAAGCAAATCTTATCTTTTTTAATATTGGTGAGGTTTTTAGCCCCCCATCATGCGTTTGCCAAACAGGTTGAAAACTAAAATGAAATGAATCATAATATTTCTTATCCAAATCTTTAAATTCATCTATAAGATCTATAAAACAGTTAAGGTTATCAATATTGTAATTACATCGTATATTAACATGCAAACCTTTTTTTATTGCATATTTAATGTTTTTCAGAGTGATATCGTAAGTCCCTTTACCATTAGACATTTTTTTTATCGCATCATGCAAACTCTTATTTCCATCAAATGGAACTTGAATATATCCTATGACGTCTAATGAAGACAAATAATCTACAATATTAGATGTAAGTAAAACTGCATTTGTTGTGAATCCAATATTCAATTTGGTTTCAGAGCCATTACATAATTCTTGAGCAAAGTTAATCAAAGGTTTTACCGTTTTATTGAATTTTAACAATGGCTCCCCTCCAAAAAAAGAAATAGCCAAAGTCTTTAATTGTAAAGTTTTAATTTTATTCTCTAACAATTTCTTTATTGAATTCATTGTCTTATCATCAACATGACTGTTTTTTTGATGTGTTTCATAACAATACCAACAACGTAAATTACAATCAAGAGTTGGATTTATAGTTAATCTAAAATACACATCAGAATCTAATTGTTTCTCCCTATCTTGTATTGTTATTTCAACTTCATCTTTATAATTATCTATTATAAAAGATTTAGTTATAAGGCAGGTATAGAAATCAGGATGAAGTAATTTAATCCTATCTAAATTATTTTGAGAAATAATTGTATGAAGTTCTTTTGTAAGAATTAAAATTTTGTCAGTTCTACAATTATATAATATATATTTTTCATCTCCTGCTTTTATAGTTGAATTATATTTACTCCATTTCATGATATTAACTTTATTTTTTCAATAAGTGAAATACCCTCATTTGAGGGTATTTCACTTCACTGTTAATAGTAAGACATATTACTCTTAGCACTTCCACAATTATCGCATTTGCAATTGTCATTATTGCTAAGGCTACTATTGCTACAATTGTCATTGTTACTACCCCATCTAGGTTTGATCAGATCCGTTTCCACAACTCCATATCCACCTTTAAACGAGTTTTCTTCATCTGAAGTTAGAGGAGTTATATCCTCATTAACTTTTAATACTTTTTTCTCTTCCATGATTAAAAAAATAATATTATCTCTACTCTTTATAGGATTTTCGAGTTACTCCCTTGATTGATGTACATCTATTTAATTATCTTTATACTCATAATAATCTTGTATACTCTTGCTTTGCTTAGTTGTTACTTTTCTGCCTCCATTAAAGTTATAAATGACTTTAATCATAAATCCAGTTTCATTTGTTGTATAGTGCCTTTTTGACCATATATCAAGAGTATTTGTAATTCTTCTTCTATTATGTCGATACAGTGTAAAGTTTAAATTCAACAATAATTTATTATCCAATAAATATTTATATATTTTCCCATTTATACCATGTACTGTTTTATATATTCTATCCTGTGTTTTATAAGTCGGTTCTAAATAGTAAGAGAGATTCCCACCCCAGCCATTGTCAAAATCCATATTATTATTAATCGCTAAATAAGGTTTCCAACTTGATGAATTTATATCTACTCCTTCATATTTTAGCCATTGTATTCGTCCAATAGCTTTTAAACTCCACCATTTTGCTATTTTAAAGGTTCTATCCAGAGACAAGGCTTGCATATAATTCTTACCATCATTAACAGGCATAGTATAGGTTACTAATGGATCTTTTTCGTCTTGGAAGGTCTTAAAGAACAAAACATCTTCAC encodes:
- a CDS encoding glycosyltransferase family 32 protein, producing the protein MKVPQVIHQIWSGISDPLPENFKRLGDTWKRDYPDWKYEFWDNKRMNDFVKKYYPQYWYVYNKYQYDIQRWDAIRYLILNKIGGMYVDFDYESIKPMNTLLKDKTCCFSLEKDFISNHFRIFNNALMLSTPGHPFMERIVKYVFSRTLLTDAKYASKSMAVFNTTGPYALIRLYDTLTDQEKEDVYLIPAVYVSPFTGNEAEEFRYGVRNKEFEECVKEAYAIHYFFSNWA
- a CDS encoding peptidase domain-containing ABC transporter translates to MNFSRQLDSIDCGPACIRMIAAYYGKKYSLNYLRNLSFLSSEGVSIAGIRDGLEAIGMTVNSFKLPLERLCEFKLPVILHWHQNHFVVLYKITKNKYYWIADPAYSKYKLSEEEFCKEWSHGGQGVILIPTPTDLFYQMIPPPENDSIKKFLLKYLLPFKNEMFQLSLGLLAGVIVSLIMPFLTQAMVDKGIGELDIGIILIIAISQLCLFLGSYAIILLRNWIVLYLGTRINIDIVSDFLEKIMRLPMKFFDTKSTGDFHQRIADHSRLQSFATSDTLLTVFSLLSFSVFFVIIGLYSLKVLIVYTCFTVISILWMLYFLKKRKVVDYKLFKVRTENQNSILEIINGMPEIKLNNFQDYKAKEWKDIQEKQYKADIDSLKVNQVQSAGYSLINQVRNITVTFLVAVSVVQGHITLGMMMSITYIIGQMNSPLEQLIGFVRNFQDSKISLERAGEIHILENEDNKVEYQKIPDSVSNIKLEDVYFRYGPFSDKMVLNNINLLIPKGKVTAIVGESGSGKTTLLKLLLKYYQQTDGEILIDNYDINNFSSDEWRKRCGIVMQESYIFSETILRNIVLGADPIDENRLKEAVKISNLQEFIENKPLKLYTKIGKSGLGISGGEKQRIMIARAVYKKPQYLFLDEATSSLDADNESIIVQNLEHFFKGRTVVIIAHRLSTVKNADQIVVLKNGIITEVGNHEQLIRKKEVYYKLVFNQLELAK
- a CDS encoding radical SAM/SPASM domain-containing protein — encoded protein: MKWSKYNSTIKAGDEKYILYNCRTDKILILTKELHTIISQNNLDRIKLLHPDFYTCLITKSFIIDNYKDEVEITIQDREKQLDSDVYFRLTINPTLDCNLRCWYCYETHQKNSHVDDKTMNSIKKLLENKIKTLQLKTLAISFFGGEPLLKFNKTVKPLINFAQELCNGSETKLNIGFTTNAVLLTSNIVDYLSSLDVIGYIQVPFDGNKSLHDAIKKMSNGKGTYDITLKNIKYAIKKGLHVNIRCNYNIDNLNCFIDLIDEFKDLDKKYYDSFHFSFQPVWQTHDGGLKTSPILKKIRFALDTFGMKHDGNSENGGLGTSCYADRGDSIVVNYNGDVYKCTSQDFIQAKREGILNEDGTITYNKYYQGRMNSRFSNPICKDCSILPICSVCSQKKINQSLYICPGNIGEDDKLDIIQSRIQIISNNRITLT